Part of the Lolium rigidum isolate FL_2022 chromosome 6, APGP_CSIRO_Lrig_0.1, whole genome shotgun sequence genome, ACTTCGGTTGCCCAATTGGTATGTGTTTGAGCGAATGCATCCACTTCGGTTGCCCAATTGTCCAGCCCAACTGCCTCGATGACTCACTCGACCACGAACGAAACAATGGAGGCGCCTGAGCGGAGCTAGGTTGGGGAAATCGGAAGGGGAAaccggggggaggaggggaggcggagctaggcagcacagcagcagcagcgccggaCCTCTTCGCCTGTTCCCGCAGCCAGGGACGGCCCAGCCGCACGCTGCACACACACGGTGCTGGCCGGACCGCCGGCGCCGGAGGTCCAGCAGCCAGACCCGTCACCGCGACCAGGTATGGAGTCAAGCCTGTAACCTTGTATAGTCGTATTGTATTGAATCAAGGTCCACCCCTCAATTTCAATGTACTAGTACTTTTCCCCAAATGGCCAAAATGTTGTTCTCTGTATTCTGTAACCAGCGATTTTGCTCTGATCAAAATGGCCCAAAGGTCAAGCCTGTAACCACTGTAATCATTAAAACGAGGCTGCGCAATAAAATGGAGGATGATTATCTTGCCAACAATCTGTTAGTCAACATAGAGGGTGAAATTTTGAAGACATACAGCTACGAAGAAATCATTGCAGATTTTAGTGGCAAAAAGATTGGAAAGCTGACTTGTAGTATAAGTATGTATGCCTGAACATCTCTGGTCTAGCTCCTTAGTAGCATCTTTTGGTACCTTGTTTTGTTTGCACTAATAGTATATATGTACGTATCAGCTGATCTGTAACCAATGCACTTATGTTTAGTAAAGTGGTATGTTTGAAAACAAATTTTCTATGCTTTTTTTCTAGCTGGCCCGCCCATAATTTTCTTCGTAGCTCCGCCACTGGCTGCGGGCACAGTTAAATCATTCACATCCAAGCTTGGCCTGCAATCGGAATCCGCTGAAGTTGATGGTCGTATGCAAACATGCTGGAGGAGACGCTGCAGGGTCAGTAATGCACACACAGTCTGCGTATAATGTGCATATAGCTGAGACCAATGCGTAAATCTTCCATCATGATAACATAACTAACTAAAGACATCTGTTTCCCATCTGCAGGTGCAGATTTAGCTGTTCATGCTGCTAGGCATTTTCAAAGGCAGGCCTCACACAACTTCTGCCGTCTGCCGGTGGGTTTACCCATGGACAGCTTCAGTCATGCACAAACACAGCCATCTCCTCTGGTACCGTTTCAGCAACCATTTACCATCATTTTCATTGGTCCGTCTATTTATGGAAAATTTCGGCACGCACTTACCACGCAAGAGATCAAAAAAGCAAGGGGGTCGCGACACCTGCGATGCACTGAGAGTTTTGCATCTCGTGCCAGGCAAGGGATATGATGGCAAAGAGGAAGGTCCGTCCCATCACCGCATTATCAGCGACTGTATGCATGACATCTTGGGAGTTCAATCAGAAAATCATGGTTTGAAGAATGGAAAATTACAGTTTGTTAACTCAAGCAGTAATCCAGCGCAAATTTTACCCAATACCATTGACTCCCACGATATCTCCGCTTGCCCTTTCATGAATAAACACTCAAAGGGAAACAAGTTTATGCTACTTGTGGAGTTGCATAGGAGAGGAATAAGTGCGGATGTATCTATTTTAACATCTGCCGTGAGTTTTTATGCTGTTAAGCAATCCATTAGGGGAGGTGCTCAGCTCCATGCCCTACTGATGAAAGTTGGCTGTGACTTGTCTGTCTTTTCTGGTACCTCTCTGATCAGCTTATATGCAAGGTGTTGTCAATTGGAGAATGCTTACCATATTTTTCAGAGCATGCCAGTTAAAAATACTGTGTCGTGGACAGCACTCATTTCTGGTTATGCCCAGGATAATCAGATCGAGCCATGCCTCCAGGTATTTCAGTTGATGAGGCAGTCAGCATGCAGGCCTAATGACATCACATTTGCCACTATCTTCAGTGTGTGCACTAACCACGCACTTCTGGCACTTGGTAGAAGTGTTCATGGTTTAGAACTGAGAATGGGTTTTGATTTGTGTGTGCATGTCTCGAATGCACTCATATCAATGTATGCAAAGTGTGGGAGTATAGATGAGGCCCAATCCATATTTCAGAGGATTGCTTGCAAGGACCTGGTTTCTTGGAATTCCATGATCTTTGGATATTCACAGTATGGCCTTGCTGACCGTTGCCTAAGCTTGCTAAAAGATATGGAGGCGGAGCACATAGTGCCAGACGTAATCTCTTTCCTTGGCATCCTGTCATCGTGCCGGCATGCATGCCTTGTAGAAGAAGGCCGCCTCTGTTTCAAGGCGATGATCCAACTTGGAATAAAACCAGAGCTAGATCACTACTCATGTATGGTAGACCTCCTCGGCCGGGCAGGATTGCTTGATGAAGCATGGAATTTGATACATGCCATGTCCATGTCCCCCAATGCAGTCATATGGGGTTCTCTGCTGGCTGCCTGTAGGATGCATGGAAACATTCCGATTGGCATCCATGCTGCAGAGCACCGCCTTAAGCTGGAGCCAGGGTGTGCTGCAACTCATATACAGCTAGCAAATTTATACGCCAGCATTGATTGCTGGAGTGATGTGGCCAGAGTGAGGAAGATGATGAAGGAGAAAGGACTAAAGACGAACACCGGTTGCAGTTGGATAGAAATTGGTAGTAAGGTTTATAGTTTCACAGCAGAGAACAGATCAAAGAACCACCAAGTAAACGATGTGCTGGCTGTTCTTGACTGCCTGCGGTCTCATATGGTATACAAGTACGATGTGCTGATAGATGGTCTTGAGTTTGATGACCCTCAACATTTCAATGTAAGTTTTAGCACTGAATAAATATTGGTAGATCATAGATCGCCTAACTGTATATGAAGATAGAGGTCAATTTTATAGCAAAAATAGAGGTCTGAGATATGATTCATCTGATTTCGTGCCTCTCAGCGCTTTGATGATCAGTGTACCCTTTCTTCCGTTCTTAATGATATTTGGACCTTTTCAATTGTAACTCTctgataattcttacttaattgCATTCTTATGGATAATGGTTTGAGTGGTTTGTATTTGAAGAAATAATAAATGATTGGTAAACTTGCATTATGTTTTACTTCTAATTCCCTGCAAATATTTGGACTTGCCAGTTGTAGTAAAGTAAGCACAAATGAACTATAATCATATAAGATATATTACACATAATTATGTTTGAAGTATTTCTATTCTATCTTTGTGTGTAATTATATTGCACATAAAGTCAATGTGTTACACTTTGATCATTAATGTATACAGGTATCGATTGGACATATTAATGTATACAAGTATCAATTGTACATACTAATTTGTTAAATATTCTTATATTGTGGCATATTACAAGCGAAAATTATAATAAAAATGTGCATTGAGAACTGTAATGCTGTGAGAAGTCAAACATGCCTTGAGTTTCTGGACGGAGGAGGTATATATCTTGTTTTCACTAAACCTGTATCGTTCGACTAAGTGCTGACAACATTTATATAAACTTAAGACTAACATAATATGTTGTCACCTAGTAGAAAGATGCACATTCCTAGTACCAAATAGATTATCAAAAGTCCAAATTATTATTGGTGAGGAACTTCGCTAGAAACACCATGATCGCAATCAAAGATTGTTCGTTGAATAACATCCATCAAACGAGCAGCCAAGTCCAAAAGCATAGTTCAGGCTTTGACATGGACACCACTACCGGTTTTATGTAGCATTTGATTCGGAAGTTACAGTCACTTCCAACGAATGATGAGAAAACTTCCAGCTTTAGCAGAAGAACATCGATGACGCTACTTTGTCATGCAGACGAGGTAGCTCTGGCACCAGGGCAGGTGCAGCCTGGGTAGCATGGCTCGACGATGTCTCTGACATGTCATCCAGCCTGGTGAACTTTGCCACCTGCGCCGCTGCAAGGTGTGCGTAGTAGATGGGAGCAACTGAGGGAAAAATCAGGTGATCAGCAACGCCCTGCTGTCATATCTTGTGAAATCAAGTAGTGGAAAATCTTGCTTACCTACTGAGATTGCTGTGGTGCTCCTCTGATACCTGAAACGAGTTCACAAGCATTGAAGTGTCAGAGCTGAAGAATGCAACGATGGTCACAAGAATCAAGGTAAGAACTGCATATTTTGCAACTGCTTCAGTGCACATACACGTAGGAGAGGGAATGCACGAGCTCCTGCAGCTCATCAGGAGAGAAGCCTATCTCATCATGGAGCACCTGGTAGTGTGTTGGCCTTGTAGTCCCCTGGAGCTCACAAGTCAAATGGCTTAGATTCAAATAAACAAGTAAATTCCCATCACAACTCAAGGTAGAGAGAACATACAATCATCCCATAATGAGCACACATGTAGAAATCATAGTTACTGGGATGGCAGATTCCGTCATCTACAACAGTGCCTACATAAGGGCGTAACAAGAATATATGAAAGAAAGTATGTGCATAAACATAGGAAATGagcttgtttgattcataggattgtaAATAATTAAGAGATGGAAAAAATATGAAAGATGTAGGTTACCAGGCTGGACATTAGGATTACGCCCATTGTCATTGTGCGGGAAAAATCTTGTGTGGTGATTCTTCTGTGCAACTATCACCGTGAACTTGGGTAACCATTTGTCATCAAGAAATTTGCATGCCTGCATCAATCAGAAAGATATTACGAGTCAGAACTGGCTCAAGAGAAATTGGATATCGTATATGTTTTACCTCAATGATATCAGCTAGCTCAGTGTTCAGCACGTCATCAAACTGGCTCTCACCTACTCCATCCCTAGAATCAAGACAAACAGAATTCTCAGGCAGAGTCAGGGTGTCAAAGTAAACTTGGAGACAACACCAGGTATTAGTCAGTTTGTAGTCGATCTAGCACTATAAACAAAGGGCATAAGTGCCCTGACGTTTGGCATTGTGCAACTCTTAGCACTATAAAGAGACAACACAATTAATCCACCAATTTCTTCAGAACAACTATGCTGCTGAGAAGCAAAGACCACTAACAATTGGCATTGTGCACAATAATCTCAGGACGACTACCAACCTGAAAATGATAATTTGTTCTGGTTTCTTCCCTCTACTGGACTTGTAGAATTCGAGTAGTGAAGCTCTGCAACATTAAAATCTCAGTGAGCAACAAAAGGAAGGCATATGATTAGGAGGCAGTATATTCTTAAATGTAAAATTGAACTTAAGTCAAAGCCAAAAGAAGCATCTCACTTAATGAGGCCCTGATCGTTGTCTCCAACTTGTTTAAACAAGTTATCAATCGTTTCCAGTCTGGGTGCCTGAGTGCATACAGAAGCTCTGTATTTTGAGATGTTTGGCCACTCCAAGGAACTAACCACCTAGGTAACAACCAAAAACAGTCAGGTGCGTcagtaaaattttaatatgaaaatTGTCCAGGACCATCAGCTGGCACCTGAGTTTCTTACTCCAGAAAACTGGAAACATGGGCAAAATATGTTACTTACTGCAGCAACCGACGGTACGTCAGATCGTCCAGGTGAACCATGAGAAACATCCATACCGAAGATAATGGTTGAAATCGTTGACACCAGAGGAATGCCTTTGTTTATTTCACTTTTAAGCTGTGAATTCAACCCGCCAAGCTGATTGGCAAATGGGAAGGAAAAGAACGAAACATTTAGGTTTTCAACTAACAAGCCAAGTTATGCCACACATTTAAGATGGCAATGTAGATCACAATGCAAACCTTGGCATTTATCTTTAACAGTACATTTGTGAGGTACTGATCTTTGATAttagcaggaggaaccaagcattGGGTGAAGATACCATGTTCAGCAAGGCATTCACGCTTCCATGGTCCTGGTAAGTACAATTAAGGTTTTTATGCTAGATAAAGGAATAATAAAAAGCTTATTTGCAAAGCTGAGGTAGAAGAGCAAACCATAGATGTCACAGTTCTTCTCAGGAAGAAGACACAGGAGAAATGCTGGTTTTTGATTGGATATGTCTTGTATCTGCTTAAACATAGCCTCAACCCTTTTTGCTGGACGCTCCCGTCTCATATCACCCCCCTCCTCAATAATAGCACCACAATTGTCTATTTGCTGCAATACAAACTGGTTGAACGATgccagaattttttttcaaaaaatccaAAGATTTGGTGGTGCGGTAAACTTACAATTCCCTTCTTGTGAGCAGATTCCATAAGGCGCCTGATAAGATCACTAACATTGCACCGTGCAGAAAAATTAACAACTCCCCAGGTCGTCACTTTAATTGGCCGAATGAACCTCTGGGGAGCAGAAACAAGAATGTTATCGTATCGACAGTCAAGAGTCTACGGTGCATAGGTGTGGAGCGCAATCAAGATTTATGCTCAGTTACTCACGTCATTATTGAAATTCCACCTCCCATTCGGTGTATAAAGTTCTCTACCATGTGCAACGCTTAACTGCACATTAAGAGATTCAGTCAGATGTATTGCAACAAAGGGCCTGCACGGCATGCAATATAAAATCGTCCAGTGAAGACTCTACCAACCTGTGGTGCCTGAAGGACTCTACCCTCAACCTTCATAGGATCTCGAGATATCGAAATGCCGCATTCCCTCAGCATTGGCTCGGTATCATAATTATTGTCACGCAACGCCTAGCATGAATGGTCAAGAAAATTTAGACTTCTGGTCTTTTCAATATTCTTTAGACCTTGTGATCATATCTACTGCAGTTGAGCTGAATTCAGGGTATCAGAGTTTGGAACTTACACGAGACAAAGTCGACATCCTGTCACGCGGCTTCTGCCTGGATCCCTCAACCAGTTTTGACCTTTGCAGCGTGGAGAGAGACTTTTTGTACCTTTGTAGTGGCAGCAGATGGCAAAGCTGGTTGCAAACATGAAATGAGCACCATAAACACAAAGATTTATACCGCAAAAAAGATTTAGAACAATAACAGTGAGAGGCACTGACCTCCAGCGGGAGGTATGTTGGACGATCTGGCTCCCCCACAATAAGACATGGAAGATCAGCAGAGTTATCCGGCTTGATAGACCAACGGTCCATGTAGTAATCATAAACAGTTACCTCCACAGTACCGTTGCCCTCTCCTTGCTTTCGTGAGAACCTACAGCAAAGAATGTTTTTTTCTTAAACAAGAGCACCTGAGGTCACACATCACGATTCAAGAGTAAGGTCTTACTTCTGTTCATAGCATCTTTTTTCAGATAATCCAACAATCTTAAATTCCGCT contains:
- the LOC124661864 gene encoding pentatricopeptide repeat-containing protein At2g37320-like, which encodes MLLGIFKGRPHTTSAVCRWVYPWTASVMHKHSHLLWYRFSNHLPSFSLVRLFMENFGTHLPRKRSKKQGGRDTCDALRVLHLVPGKGYDGKEEGPSHHRIISDCMHDILGVQSENHGLKNGKLQFVNSSSNPAQILPNTIDSHDISACPFMNKHSKGNKFMLLVELHRRGISADVSILTSAVSFYAVKQSIRGGAQLHALLMKVGCDLSVFSGTSLISLYARCCQLENAYHIFQSMPVKNTVSWTALISGYAQDNQIEPCLQVFQLMRQSACRPNDITFATIFSVCTNHALLALGRSVHGLELRMGFDLCVHVSNALISMYAKCGSIDEAQSIFQRIACKDLVSWNSMIFGYSQYGLADRCLSLLKDMEAEHIVPDVISFLGILSSCRHACLVEEGRLCFKAMIQLGIKPELDHYSCMVDLLGRAGLLDEAWNLIHAMSMSPNAVIWGSLLAACRMHGNIPIGIHAAEHRLKLEPGCAATHIQLANLYASIDCWSDVARVRKMMKEKGLKTNTGCSWIEIGSKVYSFTAENRSKNHQVNDVLAVLDCLRSHMVYKYDVLIDGLEFDDPQHFNVSFSTE
- the LOC124663764 gene encoding protein argonaute 4A-like; this encodes MGKGTWPWRKPKHDHKAGSLSGKQKPRNRMLIGMDVARDLYNNMTIREGGTKSTSPMADTSNFGGCPYRRCRNILTAQPTASTRRRGTHSVNSSGFLGDVEYDYCLPLALDVKMEGEEEAMRWIEDDTRDLAVSDPQASETSSLADGVSKWQGDPSKPPASDGGKGDPSKSPVSDGGKGGSSMTAKPQRLPIKRPTQHATKGRPVMLLTNHFKVSLTRTDQILYHYDVTLKYDDGELGEGVRRKVMKQLYETYASHLAHKVFAYDGEKGLFTVGPLPFKNNVFDVVLCDDASSGKTGTSRSPGGDGSPGPSDKKRMKRAVYPKRFKVEIASTSAARIPMSAIAQVLRGGQESENSQEAIRVLDIILRQHSARQGCLLVRESFFRSEFGSIDVGSGVIGCRGFHSSFRPTQNGLSLNFDLSTTMVVRHGPVIDFLLFNQNIKDCKRIDWGKAKRALNNLWIKTTHRKAEFKIVGLSEKRCYEQKFSRKQGEGNGTVEVTVYDYYMDRWSIKPDNSADLPCLIVGEPDRPTYLPLELCHLLPLQRYKKSLSTLQRSKLVEGSRQKPRDRMSTLSRALRDNNYDTEPMLRECGISISRDPMKVEGRVLQAPQLSVAHGRELYTPNGRWNFNNDRFIRPIKVTTWGVVNFSARCNVSDLIRRLMESAHKKGIQIDNCGAIIEEGGDMRRERPAKRVEAMFKQIQDISNQKPAFLLCLLPEKNCDIYGPWKRECLAEHGIFTQCLVPPANIKDQYLTNVLLKINAKLGGLNSQLKSEINKGIPLVSTISTIIFGMDVSHGSPGRSDVPSVAAVVSSLEWPNISKYRASVCTQAPRLETIDNLFKQVGDNDQGLIKASLLEFYKSSRGKKPEQIIIFRDGVGESQFDDVLNTELADIIEACKFLDDKWLPKFTVIVAQKNHHTRFFPHNDNGRNPNVQPGTVVDDGICHPSNYDFYMCAHYGMIGTTRPTHYQVLHDEIGFSPDELQELVHSLSYVYQRSTTAISVVAPIYYAHLAAAQVAKFTRLDDMSETSSSHATQAAPALVPELPRLHDKVASSMFFC